One part of the Bacillus sp. FJAT-45350 genome encodes these proteins:
- a CDS encoding GNAT family N-acetyltransferase translates to MKIFRVPNNADHSLRIKIADLLMGQMESIGADDAYELLLEAIELTLQEDSSARLFVAEDKETIIGVAFFNIGISLNKGGHYLWLNDLYVHKEYRNQGIAKKLLLKVIYWAEDNDIKRIELETGVNNEATKSLYNSLGFYDIVSKRYGYGRS, encoded by the coding sequence ATGAAAATTTTTCGTGTACCAAATAATGCAGACCACTCGCTCCGCATCAAGATTGCCGACCTTCTAATGGGGCAAATGGAATCAATAGGCGCTGACGATGCTTATGAACTACTTCTAGAAGCTATTGAACTAACATTACAAGAGGATTCTTCTGCTAGATTATTTGTTGCAGAAGATAAAGAAACGATTATAGGCGTTGCTTTCTTCAATATTGGGATAAGTCTTAATAAAGGTGGACATTACCTTTGGTTAAATGACCTTTATGTACACAAAGAATACCGGAATCAGGGTATTGCAAAGAAATTGCTTTTAAAAGTTATTTATTGGGCAGAGGATAATGATATCAAACGGATAGAACTTGAGACCGGTGTAAACAACGAAGCAACAAAATCCCTCTATAACTCACTCGGTTTCTATGATATCGTATCAAAGCGTTATGGATATGGGCGCTCATAA